Proteins from one Triticum aestivum cultivar Chinese Spring chromosome 7A, IWGSC CS RefSeq v2.1, whole genome shotgun sequence genomic window:
- the LOC123153377 gene encoding uncharacterized protein produces MLRPAAAAVYPSSYHAPPPRFPAFPSGRRSAAIAVRCVNRDAPDTSKAKLKVGSPIVITEEPPMLKTAASVPSLRQNAGRVKPGDVGRIMARKPKDVWAVRLAVGTYLLDGKHFKPLEVVEDEGGDDQPQDE; encoded by the exons ATGCTACGGCCAGCGGCTGCCGCCGTTTATCCGTCATCCTACCACGCCCCACCGCCGCGATTCCCAGCATTTCCGTCCGGACGACGCTCGGCCGCCATAGCCGTCCGGTGCGTGAACCGCGACGCGCCCGATACCTCGAAGGCGAAGCTGAAGGTCGGCTCGCCGATCGTCATCACCGAGGAACCGCCCATGCTCAAGACCGCCGCGTCGGTGCCGTcgctccggcagaacgccggccgCGTCAAGCCCGGCGACGTCGGGAG GATAATGGCGCGGAAGCCGAAGGACGTCTGGGCCGTGCGGCTCGCCGTCGGCACGTACCTGCTGGACGGGAAGCACTTCAAGCCCCTGGAGGTCGTCGAGGACGAAGGCGGCGACGATCAACCCCAGGATGAATGA